GCGAGCCCTTCCACATCGTCACCTACGACGCTCGCGGCCTCGAGCGAGAGAAGTTCTCGGGCGCGCAGGGGCTCGTCAAGGGACGTCCCTCCTCGAGCACCACCTGGGTCCGCTTCGGCACCGGTCGCCACGTGAAGGTGACGGCCGCGCAGCGCGCCCAGCTCGAAGCGAGCTACGCCGCTCGCGCCGTCGCGCGCTAGGTCAGGGCCCGGCTCGGCCTGGTGCGAGGCCCCAGGGCCCCTTCTCGCGCCCCCTTCCTATGGTATATAGCCCTGCGAGGGAGGGACGGAGCATGCTGCGCAAAGCGAAGAATCTGCTCGGAGCGGCGAAGGCGCACGCGGACGAAGCGCGGGCCCGCGTGACGAAGGCGCGGGCGCGGGCGGGCGAGCTCGTCGGCGCACTGGGAGCCCCGGAGCGCGTCGCGTCGTTCATCCGCGGTTCGGCGGCGACGGCAACCACGGCGTGGGACCCCTCACGCGGCGCGGGCGACGAGCCGGGCCAGGCGCCCGACGCGCGCGATCGCGATCGCGGTCGCGACGAGCTGCGCAGCGCACCCCTCTCTCCCGAGGACGCGTTGCGCGCACAGATCCAGTCGCTCCTCGACGAGCGGATCAACCCCCAGGTGGCCATGCACGGCGGCTACATCAACCTGGTAGAGGTGAAGGATCAGCGCGTGCTCGTGACGATGGAGGGGGGCTGCCACGGCTGCGCGGCCTCGATGCTCACGCTCAAGGCCGGGGTGGAACGCACCATCCGCGAGGTCTTCCCGGAGATCGTCGCCGTCGAGGACGTGACCGATCACTCCGTCGGCGCAAACCCGTTTCTCTAGAGGTGGGCTCCATGCTCGGGCGACCTCGCGGGATGGTGCTCCTCCTCGCTCTCGCGGCAGGGTGTGACAACCGCACGACGCTGGTCCCCGACGGCGGGGTGTCCGGGGACAGCGGGGTGCGTCTCCCCGACGGTCTGGGCGGCGAGGCGGGGCGCAGCGACGCCGGAACCCTGGACCGCGGAGCCTCCCGCGACGGCGCGGCCTCGCAGGACGGCGCGCTCCCGGCGGGCTTCGTCCCGCAGCCGCAGAACCTGCCCGCCGGCTACCTCTGCACCATCGCCGCCGACTACCTCGCGAAGGGCGGGGACCCGGCGCGACCTCCATGCGAGGTGGAGGCCGATACGCTCTCGGACGCCGACCCGCGCGTGGCGCCCAGCGCGCTGAAGGTCGTCACCTGGAACGTGGAGTACGGCAAGAAGAGCGACGAGGTGTTGAAGGCGCTGCGGGACGAGGTGGCGCTGAAGGGCGCGCACGTGATCTTCCTGCAGGAGTCGCCGCGCAACGACCTGGCGAGCGTGCCGCAGAAGCTCAACCTGGCCCGCCACCTCGCGCAGAATCTCAAGCTCAACTACGTCTTCGCGGTGGAGTGGGACCGCCGACTGAAGGCCACCGAGGGAGGCGAGCACGGCGTGGCCATCCTGAGCAAGTACCCCATCGGCAACGTGACGCAGCTCCGACACGCGCCGCTCTTCGACTACTGGAAGGATCGGCAGGACTACGGCGGGCGCATCACGCTCGGGGCCGACCTCGCGATCGGCGGGAAGCGGCTGCGGGCCTACAGCGCGCACTTCTGCCACCGCGACCTGACGGGCAACGGACGCGCGGCGCAAGGGGCCGAGGTACGCGCCGACGCCACGCAGCCAGGACGGCCCGCGCTCCAGCTCCTCGGGGGCGACTTCAACACCTTCACCTGCAACCCGGCGATCGCGGCGTGCAACAAGGCCCCGGCGGCGGAGAAGGTCATCGAAGATCTCTTCGCGGCCGGCTGGGCCGACCTGCTTCCCACCTTCAATAGCTGGACCGAGCTCGGCTACGGCGTGGTCGGCCAGCGCCTGGACTGGCTCTTCGGCAAGGGCCTGACCCCCGCGGCGCACCAGGTGCTGCAGTCGCTCAAGGCGTCGGATCACGTGCCCCTCATGGCGACGGTGCCGATGCCTTGACCCTCGCGGGCGGGACGGTGCGGCGCAGCCCACCGAGGCGGTATCGAGCGCTCGTGATCGCGCTCTTCTGCGGCTCGCCCATGGCCTGCACGCGGCTCGGCTTCGACAGCGCGCGCGACGGCACGGCGACGCCTCCACGGGACGGCGCGACCGATGGGCTCTCTGCCGACGGGGCGCACGACGGCCCGGCGCGGTGGGACGGCCGGGAAGCCGGCGCGTGCACCGGCCCGACGACGGTGGTGCTCGCCCCCGTGGACGACACGCGGCTCGATTCGTCGTGGCCGGGTCACAACTACGGCCGCGACGGCACGCTGCAGATCCACTTCAACAGCCCCATGCTCTTTCGCTTCGACCCGGCGGGACTGCCCGGGGACACGGCGGTCGACACGGCCACGCTCGAGCTCTACTCCGAGCTGCGCCTCCCCGAACAGAACGCGCCGATCTGGATCACCCTGTACGAGGTCCTGACCGGCAACAGCCTCTGGCGCGAGGGCAGTAGGCGCGACCAGCCGGGCGGCGCGGGTGACGCGACCTGGAGCTTCCTCGACGAGGGGCGCAGGCGACCGTGGGCGGGCGCGGCGGGCCTCTTCCTGCCGGGGATCGACTACCGTCTCGCCGGCGAGAGCGACGTGAGCGGCTTCATCCAGGCCGACACGGTCTACCGCTGGCGCCTGCGGCCCGCGCTCGTGGAGAGCTGGCGCGGCAGCGGGGCCCCGAACGCCGGGCTCATCCTGCGAACCGCCACGGGCTTCCATTTCTGGTTCTCGGCCAAGGAGCATGCGGTCGCGGCGCAGCGCCCCCGGCTCGTGCTCACGCTGCGCTGCAGGTAGGACGCGGTGGGGAGTCCTACGCTCGTGCGCCGCCTGCTGCTGCTGCAGCCGCCCGTCCAGGACTTCTACCAGACCGACGTGCGCCTTCAGCCCCTCGGGCTCGCCTATCTGAAGGCCGCCGTGGCCCGCGCGCTCCCCGAGGTGCAGGTCACGCTCCACGACTTCCACCACGGCCACGGCCGCCGCACGATCCCGCTGCCGGCGGAGCTCGCCTACCTGCGCGACTACTACCCCTACCCCGACCGGAGCCCGTTTTCGACCTTTCACGCCTACTACCACTTTGGCGCGAGCTTCGACGCGCTCGGCGAGACCGTGGCCGCCGAGGCCCCCGACCTGGTGGGCATCTCGTGCCTGTTCACCCCCTATTATCGTGAGACCCTGCGCGCCGCGGAGGCGATCAAGGCGCGCCGGCCCGAGACCCGGATCCTCGTCGGGGGAGCGCACGTCTCGGCCACGCCCGAGCCGATGCTGCGCCACTCCGCGGTGGACTACGTGATCCGCGGCGAGGGAGAGGGACCGGTCGTCGAGCTCCTCCGCGCGCTCCGCGACGGCTCCCCGCTCGAGCGCGTCCCCTCCCTCGGCTTCAAGCGCGAAGGCGTCCCGGTGCTGAACGCGCTCGGCGAGGGCCTACCGCTCGACGCGCTCCCCGTGCCCGACCTCTCGGAGCTGCCCCTCGCGCGCTACCGGCTGGGCGGCCGGCCGCTCTGTTTTCTGCTCACCTCGCGGAGCTGCCCGCACCGCTGCAGCTTCTGCTCGGTGCACACCACCTTCGGCCCGCACTATCGCCGTCGCTCCGTCGAGCACGTGCTGGAGGAGCTTCGCCTGCGGCACGCGCAGGGCTACCGGGCCATCGACTTCGAGGACGACAATCTCACCTTCTACCTCGACGAGATGAAGGAGCTCTGTCGACGGCTCATCGACTCCTTTCCGCCGGGAGAGCTCGAGCTCTGCGCCATGAACGGCATCTCGTACCTGAGCCTCGATGACGAGCTCCTCGAGCTGCTCCGGCGCGCGGGCTTTTCGCAGCTCAACCTCTCGCTCGTCTCCTCGGACACCGCAGTGCGCGAGAGCACCAAGCGCCCCCACACGGCGTACAAGCTGGTGCGCGTGGTGGAGCGGGCGCACGCGCTCGGCTTCGGCCTGGTGGCCTACCAGATCCTCGGGCTGCCCGGCGAGAGCCCGGAGTCGATGCTCCAGACGCTGGCCTTTCTCGCGCGCCTCCCCGTGCTCCTCGGGGCCTCCCCCTTCTACCTCACGCCCGGCTCGCCCATCGCGGCCGCGCTGCCCCCGCAGAGCGAGGCCGACCTCGTGCGCGCCCGGCTGAGCGCGATGGCCATCGAATCCCCCGAGGTGCCGCGCGAGGCGCTCTACACCCTCTTCGTCGCGACGCGCATCCTCAACTTTCTCAAGGGGCAGCGCTTCGACGAGCCCGAGCTGCCGCTCGCCGAGCTCGCCCGCCGCGCCGAGGCCAAGCGGGACGCGAAGGACGGTGGCCGCACGGCCCTCGGCTTCGAGCTCCTCGCACGCCTCGCGCGCGACGGGGTGCTCTACGCCGCCACGCCCGACGGACTGAAACCCCTGCCGCGCTTCGACGCCGCACTCTTCTCCCGGCTCTGGTCCCGCCTCGAGCGGGTCGTGACCCAGGCGGGTCAGGTCATTCGACTGTAGACGGCGAGCGAGGCCCGCGTGGGTGCGGCGCGACGCCGGGATGGCGCGACGCCGGGATTGCCGGCCCCGCAAAATGGTCACAAAATAGGCGCCGCGTCGGAGGAGGACCATCGGTGGGCACGCCAGAGCGACCAGCGCGAGAGATCCTCGACCAGCTCCTCGAGGGCTGCGTCATCCTCTCCCCGGAGTACCGGTACCTCTACGTCAACGACGCGGCGGCGCGGTACGGCCAGACCACCAAGGAGCAGGTCCTCGGCCGGACGATGTTCGAGGTCTTCCCCGGCCTGGAGACCACGGCCATGTTCGCCACCGTCCGCCGCTGCATGGAGGAGCGCGCTCCCGGGCAGATTGACGAGGAGTTCGTCTTCCCCGACGGAAGCCGGACCTGGTTCGACGCGCGCCTGGCGCCCGTGCCCGAGGGGCTGTTGATCTTGTCGATCGACATCACGGCACGGAAGCGCGCCGAGGCCCGCTTCCGCGCCGCCTTCGAGCAGGCCGCCGTGGGCATGGTGCAGCTTTCGCCGAGCGGGCACTGGCTGCGCGTGAACCAGAAGCTCTGCGACATGCTGGGCTACGCGCCCGATGAAATGGTTGGCAGGCCCTTCGCCGACTTCACCCTGCCGGAGGATCACGACGCCGACCTGGAGGCGATGGGGAGGCTGCTCTCCGGTGGGCTCCGCGCCTCGTCCACGGAGCGGCGCGTCCGTCGGAAGGATGGAGCGACGATCTGGCTCGGCGTGACTGCCTCTGTGGCCCGCACCCCCTCCGGGGAGGTGGACTACGTCATGTCCGTCGTGGAGGACGTGACGGAGCGCCGACAGTCGCTCCGGGCGCTGCGCGAGAGCGAAGCCACTCTGCGGCAGGCCCAGGCCGTGGCGAAGGTGGGCAGCTGGGTGTATGACCTGCAGGATCGCCTCACCTGGTCGGAGGAGACGTATCGCGTCTTCGGGGTCACGCCGGCCACGTTCGTGCCGAGCATCGAAGGGCTGATGCGGCTTGCCCATCCCGAGGACCGGAGCGCGATGCAGAGCTGGATCCGGGCCTGCATGGCCGGCGAGCGGCCCGGAGAGGCCACCTTTCGCGTGATCTGGCCCGACGGCAGCGTGCGCTACGTCAGCGGGCGCGGGGACCTCTTTCACGACGCCGACGGCCGACCGAGCCACATGGCCGGGACGGCCCAGGACGTCACCGAGAGCAAACGCCACGAGCACGAGCGCGCCAGCCTCACCGAGCAGCTCCAGACCGCGCAGAAGATGGAGGCGGTGGGACGGCTCGCGGGCGGGATGGCGCACGACTTCAACAACCTCCTCTCCGTGATCCTC
This is a stretch of genomic DNA from Deltaproteobacteria bacterium. It encodes these proteins:
- a CDS encoding B12-binding domain-containing radical SAM protein, whose amino-acid sequence is MRRLLLLQPPVQDFYQTDVRLQPLGLAYLKAAVARALPEVQVTLHDFHHGHGRRTIPLPAELAYLRDYYPYPDRSPFSTFHAYYHFGASFDALGETVAAEAPDLVGISCLFTPYYRETLRAAEAIKARRPETRILVGGAHVSATPEPMLRHSAVDYVIRGEGEGPVVELLRALRDGSPLERVPSLGFKREGVPVLNALGEGLPLDALPVPDLSELPLARYRLGGRPLCFLLTSRSCPHRCSFCSVHTTFGPHYRRRSVEHVLEELRLRHAQGYRAIDFEDDNLTFYLDEMKELCRRLIDSFPPGELELCAMNGISYLSLDDELLELLRRAGFSQLNLSLVSSDTAVRESTKRPHTAYKLVRVVERAHALGFGLVAYQILGLPGESPESMLQTLAFLARLPVLLGASPFYLTPGSPIAAALPPQSEADLVRARLSAMAIESPEVPREALYTLFVATRILNFLKGQRFDEPELPLAELARRAEAKRDAKDGGRTALGFELLARLARDGVLYAATPDGLKPLPRFDAALFSRLWSRLERVVTQAGQVIRL
- a CDS encoding endonuclease/exonuclease/phosphatase family protein, which translates into the protein MLGRPRGMVLLLALAAGCDNRTTLVPDGGVSGDSGVRLPDGLGGEAGRSDAGTLDRGASRDGAASQDGALPAGFVPQPQNLPAGYLCTIAADYLAKGGDPARPPCEVEADTLSDADPRVAPSALKVVTWNVEYGKKSDEVLKALRDEVALKGAHVIFLQESPRNDLASVPQKLNLARHLAQNLKLNYVFAVEWDRRLKATEGGEHGVAILSKYPIGNVTQLRHAPLFDYWKDRQDYGGRITLGADLAIGGKRLRAYSAHFCHRDLTGNGRAAQGAEVRADATQPGRPALQLLGGDFNTFTCNPAIAACNKAPAAEKVIEDLFAAGWADLLPTFNSWTELGYGVVGQRLDWLFGKGLTPAAHQVLQSLKASDHVPLMATVPMP
- a CDS encoding PAS domain S-box protein, with the protein product MGTPERPAREILDQLLEGCVILSPEYRYLYVNDAAARYGQTTKEQVLGRTMFEVFPGLETTAMFATVRRCMEERAPGQIDEEFVFPDGSRTWFDARLAPVPEGLLILSIDITARKRAEARFRAAFEQAAVGMVQLSPSGHWLRVNQKLCDMLGYAPDEMVGRPFADFTLPEDHDADLEAMGRLLSGGLRASSTERRVRRKDGATIWLGVTASVARTPSGEVDYVMSVVEDVTERRQSLRALRESEATLRQAQAVAKVGSWVYDLQDRLTWSEETYRVFGVTPATFVPSIEGLMRLAHPEDRSAMQSWIRACMAGERPGEATFRVIWPDGSVRYVSGRGDLFHDADGRPSHMAGTAQDVTESKRHEHERASLTEQLQTAQKMEAVGRLAGGMAHDFNNLLSVILGYADFASHALREEDPLRTDLEEIRGAAERAATLTRQLLAFSRRQVLEPQVVELNRVATDLEKMLRRLIGEDIQLVLSLAPDLGYVKVDPGQVEQVIMNLVVNARDAMPTGGTLTLETANVELDGDYAARHVGVRPGPYVRLTICDTGCGMDEATRQRIFEPFFTTKEKDKGTGLGLSTVYGIVKQSGGTVWASSEPGRGTVFDIYLPRVTGAPSPAAAPPVAERPRGGSETLLVVEDEEPVRNLVTRILQAAGYRVLSAANGGEALLACEQHPGPIHLLLTDVVMPQMSGKQLAERLGLLKPGLRVLYMSGYPDEAIASHGVRTPGTTFLGKPFGAAELTRKVRSALDEPSLR
- a CDS encoding NifU family protein, with the translated sequence MLRKAKNLLGAAKAHADEARARVTKARARAGELVGALGAPERVASFIRGSAATATTAWDPSRGAGDEPGQAPDARDRDRGRDELRSAPLSPEDALRAQIQSLLDERINPQVAMHGGYINLVEVKDQRVLVTMEGGCHGCAASMLTLKAGVERTIREVFPEIVAVEDVTDHSVGANPFL